In one window of Massilibacterium senegalense DNA:
- a CDS encoding CheR family methyltransferase, which translates to METHDYEQFIENINRKTGIDLSQYKEAQMKRRLISLYEKKGYKNFQEFYVAMSKDQVLFDEFLERMTINVSEFYRNKNRWDVLENKILPEMLQSNRTLKIWSAACSTGEEPYTIAMILSKFLPMSKIKVLATDLDKTVIERAKAGVYTARSLQEVPKEMVQKYFHKDGISYQISDDIKRTVTFREQNLLADRYDQGFDLIVCRNVMIYFTDDAKDILYRKFNQALKVGGVFFVGSTEQIFNPQKYGFEIIDTFFYRKVRSL; encoded by the coding sequence ATGGAAACTCATGATTATGAACAATTTATCGAGAATATAAACAGGAAGACAGGTATTGACCTTTCTCAATATAAAGAAGCCCAAATGAAACGGCGCCTTATTTCACTATATGAAAAAAAAGGATATAAAAATTTTCAGGAATTTTATGTAGCGATGAGCAAAGATCAAGTATTATTCGATGAGTTTTTAGAGCGAATGACGATTAATGTTTCTGAATTTTATCGGAATAAAAACCGATGGGATGTGTTGGAGAATAAAATTTTACCTGAAATGTTACAGTCTAATCGTACATTAAAAATATGGAGTGCAGCTTGCTCGACAGGAGAAGAACCGTATACTATTGCGATGATATTATCAAAGTTTTTACCGATGTCTAAAATTAAGGTACTGGCAACAGATTTAGATAAAACAGTGATTGAACGAGCAAAAGCGGGCGTATATACAGCACGTTCTTTACAAGAAGTTCCAAAAGAAATGGTGCAGAAATATTTTCATAAAGACGGTATTTCTTATCAAATTAGTGATGACATAAAGCGTACCGTTACATTTCGAGAACAGAATTTACTAGCTGATCGATATGATCAAGGTTTTGATTTAATTGTTTGTCGGAATGTGATGATTTATTTTACGGATGACGCGAAAGACATTTTATATCGCAAATTTAATCAGGCTTTAAAAGTTGGAGGCGTATTTTTTGTAGGGAGTACGGAACAAATTTTTAATCCGCAAAAATATGGATTTGAAATTATTGATACATTTTTTTATCGAAAAGTTCGCTCGTTATAA
- the trpD gene encoding anthranilate phosphoribosyltransferase has translation MFQQLLNKCVNGQTLTIIEAEKAMEAMISGEVFDEQIAGFLSILHFRGETIEEMIGFTHVMRSYMVKINYPKEMVIDTCGTGGDGAKTFNISTTTAIVLSALGVKVAKHGNRSVSSKSGSADVLEYLGMDIQMNEKEAIDSLNKYRLCFLFAPNYHDAMKKVAPIRKKLGFRTIFNLLGPLLNPTMCQYQLMGIYDTKYAEKMASVLDGLGTKRACIVTGEDGLDECSIAAGTNVVELKDGQVQRYMLYPEDVGLSRGSLEEIEASSPKESAEIMENIFLNQALDSQRDIVALNSGMALYVKEYVTSIEEGVQIVKDALASRKVYRHFQKIIGKEQLYA, from the coding sequence ATGTTTCAACAGCTATTAAATAAATGTGTGAATGGCCAAACATTAACCATAATAGAAGCAGAAAAAGCAATGGAAGCGATGATTTCTGGAGAAGTATTCGATGAGCAAATTGCCGGTTTTTTATCCATTTTGCATTTTCGAGGAGAAACAATCGAAGAGATGATTGGTTTTACACACGTCATGCGATCGTACATGGTGAAAATTAATTATCCAAAAGAAATGGTTATTGATACGTGCGGGACCGGTGGAGACGGAGCGAAAACATTTAATATTTCTACTACTACTGCGATAGTATTATCTGCTCTAGGAGTGAAAGTTGCCAAACACGGTAATCGTTCTGTCTCTTCTAAAAGCGGAAGTGCGGATGTATTAGAGTATCTAGGAATGGATATTCAAATGAATGAAAAAGAAGCAATTGATTCTTTAAATAAATACCGGTTATGTTTTTTATTTGCCCCCAACTACCATGATGCGATGAAAAAGGTTGCCCCTATACGTAAAAAATTAGGATTTCGAACCATTTTTAATTTATTAGGTCCATTATTAAATCCAACGATGTGTCAATATCAGTTAATGGGGATTTATGATACGAAATATGCGGAAAAAATGGCGAGTGTATTAGATGGGTTAGGGACAAAACGAGCTTGTATCGTAACAGGAGAAGATGGATTAGATGAGTGTTCGATTGCAGCCGGAACAAATGTGGTGGAATTGAAAGACGGTCAAGTACAAAGATATATGCTTTATCCAGAAGATGTTGGGTTGTCGCGTGGCTCTTTAGAGGAAATAGAAGCTTCGTCACCGAAAGAAAGTGCAGAAATTATGGAAAATATTTTCTTGAATCAGGCATTAGATAGTCAACGCGATATTGTTGCGTTAAACAGTGGAATGGCGTTGTATGTAAAAGAATATGTTACTTCTATTGAAGAAGGGGTTCAAATTGTGAAAGATGCGTTAGCATCTAGAAAAGTTTATCGTCACTTTCAAAAAATAATCGGAAAGGAGCAACTTTATGCTTAA
- a CDS encoding menaquinone biosynthesis protein: protein MSIRIGEISYTNILPMFYYLDRKLLEKNGVTFIPQIPAVLNKKIEEGSIDFGGISSFAYGKNFEKFQLLPNVSVASYGSVGSIFLFSKVPISQLNGKKIALTSSSATSVALLKIILQTFLSLEPSYDVMTPNYHEMMKHHDACLLIGDDAIQMKWNQPSSIYRYDLGDLWYQHTGYPMTYAVFAIRNEVVKDESQLVKNLYEQIIASKNRCIKEQFNPMIQQIETSLGGDRSFWERYFAGLHYDFDQAQQKGLHYYYSLAYDLGLLPKKVTSLHILGSKGEMPFFVS from the coding sequence GTGAGTATTCGAATTGGTGAAATTTCATATACGAATATATTGCCTATGTTTTATTATTTAGATCGAAAACTATTAGAAAAAAATGGTGTGACATTTATTCCACAAATTCCTGCAGTGTTAAATAAAAAAATAGAGGAAGGTTCGATCGATTTTGGCGGTATTTCGTCTTTTGCATACGGCAAAAACTTTGAGAAATTTCAGTTGTTGCCGAATGTATCCGTAGCATCTTACGGTAGTGTTGGCTCGATTTTTTTGTTTTCAAAAGTGCCTATTTCTCAATTGAATGGCAAAAAAATTGCGTTAACATCTAGTTCCGCAACGAGTGTAGCATTATTAAAAATCATTTTACAAACATTTTTATCGTTAGAGCCTTCGTATGATGTGATGACACCAAATTATCATGAAATGATGAAGCATCATGATGCCTGCTTATTAATTGGGGATGATGCAATTCAGATGAAATGGAACCAACCATCATCGATTTATCGGTATGATTTAGGAGATTTATGGTATCAACATACTGGTTATCCAATGACATATGCTGTATTTGCGATACGCAATGAAGTTGTGAAGGATGAAAGCCAATTAGTAAAAAATTTATACGAACAAATCATCGCCAGCAAAAATCGTTGCATAAAAGAACAGTTTAATCCAATGATTCAACAAATCGAAACATCTTTGGGTGGCGATCGCTCGTTTTGGGAGCGTTATTTTGCAGGTCTTCATTATGACTTTGACCAAGCACAACAAAAAGGGTTACACTATTATTATTCTTTAGCCTATGATTTAGGATTGTTGCCGAAGAAAGTGACCTCATTACATATTTTGGGGTCAAAAGGAGAAATGCCATTTTTCGTGAGTTAA
- the aroC gene encoding chorismate synthase, protein MRYLTAGESHGPQLTTILDGIPAQLTLLPEDINEDLARRQKGHGRGRRMQIEKDTVQILSGVRHGKTLGSPITLVVQNDDFKHWTKIMGALPVSEEEQDDMKRTITRPRPGHADLVGAIKYGHRDMRNVLERSSARETTVRVAAGAVAKKVLKELGIEVVGYVKTIGGIDARNLPYNSMKELKETTEQSPVRCFDKLVEQKMMDAIDQAKLDGDSIGGIVEVVVEGVPQGLGSYTLYDQKLDGKIAQAMLSINAFKGVEFGIGFEAAYKPGSQVHDEIVWDKEKGYTRLSNNLGGFEGGMTTGMPIVVHGVMKPIPTLYKPLRSVDIDTKEPFEASIERSDSCAVPAAAVVAEAVVAWEIAKAIVEKFGGDRMDEIKENMKHHIERAKGY, encoded by the coding sequence ATGCGTTACTTAACAGCAGGGGAATCACATGGACCGCAGTTAACAACAATTTTAGATGGAATTCCAGCGCAACTTACATTGTTGCCTGAAGATATAAATGAAGATTTAGCACGTCGTCAAAAAGGACATGGACGGGGAAGACGAATGCAAATTGAAAAAGATACCGTGCAAATTTTAAGTGGTGTTCGTCATGGGAAAACACTCGGCTCTCCCATTACGTTAGTTGTTCAAAATGATGATTTTAAACATTGGACAAAAATTATGGGGGCTCTTCCGGTATCAGAAGAAGAACAAGATGATATGAAACGAACGATTACACGTCCTCGTCCTGGTCATGCTGATTTAGTAGGAGCAATTAAGTATGGTCATCGCGATATGCGAAATGTTTTAGAACGTTCATCTGCACGTGAAACGACTGTTCGAGTAGCTGCAGGGGCTGTTGCGAAAAAAGTATTAAAAGAACTTGGAATTGAAGTAGTAGGCTATGTGAAAACCATTGGCGGAATTGATGCAAGAAATCTTCCTTATAATTCGATGAAAGAATTAAAAGAGACAACAGAACAATCACCGGTTCGTTGTTTTGATAAATTGGTAGAACAAAAAATGATGGATGCGATTGATCAAGCGAAATTAGACGGTGATTCCATCGGTGGAATTGTGGAAGTTGTAGTAGAAGGAGTTCCACAAGGACTAGGTAGTTATACGCTATATGATCAAAAATTGGATGGGAAAATTGCACAAGCGATGTTAAGTATTAATGCCTTCAAAGGAGTAGAGTTTGGGATTGGTTTTGAAGCTGCGTACAAACCAGGTAGCCAAGTACACGATGAAATTGTGTGGGATAAAGAAAAAGGGTATACACGTCTTTCTAACAATCTTGGTGGTTTTGAAGGTGGAATGACAACTGGTATGCCAATTGTGGTTCATGGTGTCATGAAACCAATTCCGACCCTTTATAAGCCATTACGAAGTGTTGACATTGATACGAAAGAACCATTTGAAGCTAGTATCGAGCGTTCCGACAGTTGTGCAGTTCCAGCAGCGGCGGTTGTAGCGGAAGCGGTTGTCGCATGGGAAATTGCCAAAGCTATTGTCGAGAAATTTGGTGGAGACCGTATGGATGAAATAAAAGAAAATATGAAGCACCACATCGAACGAGCAAAGGGGTATTAA
- the ndk gene encoding nucleoside-diphosphate kinase, translated as MEKTFLMVKPDGVQRGLIGEIVRRFEQKGFKMVGGKLMVISHSLAENHYAEHKERPFFGELVDFITSGPVFAMVWEGENVIATARQMMGATDPRYADPATIRGDFGVTVGKNIIHGSDSPESATREIALFFKEEEMLDYDKLINNWIY; from the coding sequence ATGGAAAAAACATTTTTAATGGTAAAACCAGACGGAGTACAACGTGGATTAATCGGAGAAATCGTTCGTCGTTTTGAACAAAAAGGATTTAAAATGGTGGGCGGAAAATTAATGGTTATTTCTCATAGTTTAGCTGAAAATCACTATGCAGAACATAAAGAACGTCCATTTTTTGGTGAATTAGTGGACTTCATTACATCAGGTCCAGTTTTTGCAATGGTTTGGGAAGGTGAAAACGTTATTGCAACAGCTCGTCAAATGATGGGTGCGACTGATCCTCGTTATGCAGATCCAGCAACAATTCGTGGTGATTTCGGTGTAACAGTTGGTAAAAATATTATCCACGGTTCAGATTCACCTGAAAGTGCTACACGTGAAATTGCATTATTCTTCAAAGAAGAAGAAATGTTAGACTACGATAAATTAATCAACAACTGGATTTATTAA
- the aroB gene encoding 3-dehydroquinate synthase, translating into MERMLIETASKTYPLVLGNGIRHQVYDLIPHSYSSVLIITDSHVAKLYLEDVVTSFDKQDVPVHSYVVPSGEASKSFEQYYQLQTFALECSLDRRSLIIALGGGVIGDLAGFVAATYMRGISFVQIPTTLLAHDSSVGGKVAINHPLGKNMIGAFHQPDAVLYDLETIASLTESELRSGFAEVVKHALIWNKDFYHFLIENIHSFDDLLGEHFAYVLRTAIQVKAEIVQKDETEQGIRSFLNFGHTLGHAIEAELGYGGITHGEAVAIGMMYAMRVSEAYYNISLPIKEIESYVRKFGYSLSIPVSCKKEFLLEKMKKDKKSQKGTVKMVLMKKIGEVEVQAVSDEMLLKQMEGGGEISGSRN; encoded by the coding sequence ATGGAACGAATGTTAATTGAGACAGCTTCTAAAACGTATCCGCTCGTTTTAGGAAACGGTATTCGTCATCAAGTATATGATTTGATTCCTCATTCGTATTCGAGTGTATTAATCATTACGGATTCCCATGTGGCAAAATTGTATTTAGAAGATGTTGTTACATCATTTGATAAGCAAGATGTCCCAGTACATTCATACGTTGTTCCTAGTGGTGAAGCATCTAAATCATTTGAACAATATTATCAATTACAAACATTCGCACTAGAATGTTCATTAGATCGACGTTCCTTAATTATTGCTTTAGGCGGTGGAGTGATTGGGGATTTAGCTGGTTTTGTTGCTGCGACGTATATGCGCGGTATTTCTTTTGTTCAAATTCCAACGACATTACTCGCACATGATAGTAGTGTTGGAGGAAAGGTGGCAATCAATCATCCGCTTGGAAAAAACATGATTGGGGCGTTCCATCAACCAGACGCGGTGTTGTATGACTTAGAAACGATAGCTTCTTTGACAGAAAGTGAATTGCGTTCAGGGTTTGCTGAAGTAGTGAAGCATGCCTTAATTTGGAATAAGGACTTTTACCATTTTTTAATCGAAAATATTCATTCATTTGATGATTTATTAGGAGAACATTTTGCTTATGTGTTACGTACAGCCATTCAGGTAAAAGCAGAAATTGTCCAAAAAGATGAAACAGAACAAGGCATTCGTTCTTTTTTAAATTTTGGTCACACGTTAGGACACGCGATTGAAGCTGAGCTTGGATATGGTGGAATTACACATGGAGAAGCCGTCGCTATTGGGATGATGTATGCGATGCGCGTAAGCGAAGCATATTACAACATTTCCTTACCAATCAAAGAAATAGAGAGTTACGTCCGTAAATTTGGGTATTCGTTATCCATTCCAGTATCTTGTAAAAAAGAGTTCTTACTTGAAAAAATGAAAAAAGACAAGAAGTCTCAAAAAGGCACTGTGAAAATGGTATTAATGAAAAAAATAGGGGAAGTAGAAGTTCAAGCTGTTTCGGACGAAATGTTACTGAAACAAATGGAAGGGGGAGGAGAGATTAGTGGTTCGAGGAATTAG
- the trpC gene encoding indole-3-glycerol phosphate synthase TrpC, with protein MLKRIVETKKEELTRFYLSENKELPEYSFYNALRNPKRSLALIAEVKKASPSKGIICEDFKPVEISKKYEVANVDAISVLTDEVYFKGDASYLSEIKQYVALPVLRKDFMIDRRQIIDSKHMGADAILLIAAILDVEKLYEFYLEAEELGLDCLVECHTEKEITTILNKFTPKIMGINNRNLYTFQTNLRQTETLHSYLPKEVVTISESGIQTYDDIKRLQALQVSGMLVGETLMKQKNPEKIIKQLFGEEK; from the coding sequence ATGCTTAAACGAATTGTGGAGACGAAAAAAGAGGAACTTACTCGTTTTTATTTATCAGAAAATAAGGAATTACCTGAATATTCATTTTATAATGCGCTGCGAAATCCAAAACGATCGTTAGCGCTTATTGCAGAAGTAAAAAAAGCTTCTCCGTCTAAAGGAATTATTTGTGAAGACTTTAAACCAGTGGAAATTTCCAAAAAGTATGAGGTAGCGAATGTCGATGCGATTTCTGTATTAACGGATGAAGTGTATTTTAAAGGGGATGCATCATATTTATCAGAAATTAAACAATATGTTGCACTACCTGTCTTACGAAAAGATTTTATGATTGATCGAAGACAAATTATAGATAGTAAACATATGGGAGCGGATGCCATTTTATTAATTGCAGCTATTTTAGACGTAGAAAAGCTGTATGAGTTTTATCTAGAAGCAGAAGAGCTTGGTTTAGATTGTTTAGTGGAGTGTCATACAGAAAAAGAAATAACAACGATTTTAAATAAATTTACACCTAAAATTATGGGGATTAATAATCGAAACTTATATACGTTTCAAACCAATCTCCGTCAAACAGAAACGTTACATTCCTATTTACCAAAAGAAGTTGTGACCATTAGTGAAAGTGGTATTCAAACATATGATGATATAAAAAGATTACAAGCGTTGCAAGTATCTGGAATGCTCGTTGGGGAAACATTAATGAAACAAAAAAATCCAGAAAAGATAATTAAACAATTATTCGGAGAAGAAAAATGA
- the aroH gene encoding chorismate mutase — MVRGIRGATTVSQNNIDEIIVKTKEMFEEMIEKNHLQPEQVAQVIITVTHDIDAAFPARALRMIDGWMYVPVMCALEIPVPNSLPMCIRVMMTVNTATEQQEIEHVYLHGAQVLRPDLQVK, encoded by the coding sequence GTGGTTCGAGGAATTAGAGGGGCAACAACAGTTTCGCAAAATAACATCGATGAAATCATAGTAAAAACGAAAGAAATGTTTGAGGAAATGATTGAAAAAAATCACCTTCAACCTGAACAAGTGGCACAAGTCATTATTACCGTTACCCACGATATTGATGCAGCTTTTCCTGCTCGGGCACTGCGGATGATCGATGGTTGGATGTATGTACCGGTTATGTGTGCGCTAGAAATCCCAGTTCCTAATTCATTGCCAATGTGTATTCGCGTCATGATGACGGTTAATACAGCGACAGAACAACAAGAGATAGAACATGTTTATTTACACGGGGCACAAGTATTACGGCCAGATTTACAGGTGAAATAA
- the hepT gene encoding heptaprenyl diphosphate synthase component II: protein MKLRDIYSNLSNDIQKVEKELEQSLQAKQPVLKQASLHLLKAGGKRIRPVFVLLAGKFGDYNIEEIKKVAVPLELIHMASLVHDDVIDDAEMRRGRKTIKAKWDNRIAMYTGDYILARALSVITDLQQEKGHQILSRAIREMTIGEIEQIRDQYNWDQHLYHYLKRIKRKTALLIAVSCHLGALSTNVKEKYAWALYRFGYNVGMSFQITDDILDFTGTEKQLGKPAGSDLLQGNLTLPALYAIQDPLVREKVDQITKESQLKEEAIEEILTLIRRSGGIEYADQCSKRYLKRAFDALEILPDIDAKQSLFEIAKYIGTRKY, encoded by the coding sequence ATGAAACTAAGAGACATTTATTCAAATTTAAGCAATGACATTCAAAAAGTTGAGAAAGAACTAGAACAATCATTACAAGCGAAGCAACCTGTGTTAAAACAAGCATCCCTTCATTTATTAAAAGCGGGTGGGAAGAGGATTCGTCCTGTCTTTGTATTGTTAGCTGGAAAATTTGGTGACTACAACATCGAAGAAATAAAAAAAGTAGCCGTTCCATTAGAGTTAATTCATATGGCTTCCTTAGTGCACGATGACGTCATTGACGATGCCGAAATGCGGAGGGGACGTAAAACGATTAAAGCAAAATGGGACAACCGAATTGCAATGTATACAGGTGACTATATTCTTGCCCGCGCTTTGTCGGTTATTACTGATTTACAACAAGAAAAAGGCCATCAAATTTTATCACGGGCGATTCGAGAAATGACCATTGGAGAAATTGAACAAATTCGCGATCAATACAATTGGGACCAGCATTTATATCATTATTTAAAAAGAATTAAACGAAAAACAGCTCTTCTTATTGCAGTAAGTTGTCATTTAGGTGCGCTTTCGACAAATGTGAAAGAAAAATACGCATGGGCCCTGTATCGTTTTGGTTATAACGTAGGAATGTCGTTTCAAATAACCGATGATATTCTCGATTTTACTGGAACGGAAAAACAATTAGGGAAACCAGCTGGTAGTGATTTGTTACAAGGGAATTTAACGTTACCAGCATTATATGCAATTCAAGATCCACTTGTTCGTGAAAAAGTAGATCAAATTACGAAAGAATCACAATTAAAGGAAGAAGCAATAGAAGAAATTTTGACGCTCATTCGTCGATCAGGTGGAATTGAATATGCCGATCAATGTAGTAAACGTTATTTAAAACGTGCATTTGATGCATTAGAAATACTACCTGATATTGATGCAAAACAATCGTTATTCGAAATCGCTAAATATATTGGGACAAGAAAGTATTAA
- a CDS encoding chorismate-binding protein: MNTNYDEFRQSAKQYTLVPIVETFKIDSFTPVQLFSMFKKDAFCLLESYDDDSLWSRYSFIGLHPFLTMKESKNQIQVKDDLHQSNIVVSTLQEAFSYVEDSFLIQPIQSETLPFVGGAIGYISYHYSAKQMGITLKQDNEESNVHFLYGRHYLIYDHHLQQCKIIVYVYTPTNLSETDQRNCYEKGKQTLNEFINQLGEQINERPLLLNIKQIDQVPTFYSNYSKEAFLQHIRTIKEYIASGDVFQTVLSQAFTCHTHCSGFELYRMLRKVNPSPYLFYLKYPSFELIGSSPERIIEVNHNQVEIHPIAGTRPRGNTQEDDDRLEKELLQDEKERAEHLMLVDLARNDIGAVSKHGSVHVSEFMKVTRFSHVMHIISKVKGTLKDDIHPIEALLKAAPAGTLSGAPKKRAMEIIEELEPTNRHIYGGTIAYIGFDGNIDSCIAIRTMKKVDDTVSIQAGAGIVAESKEENEFEETVNKAKALLTTVALANAYFGKKGECKDVSTAIK; encoded by the coding sequence ATGAATACAAACTATGATGAGTTTCGACAATCAGCCAAACAATATACATTGGTTCCGATTGTCGAAACATTTAAAATCGATAGTTTTACTCCTGTGCAATTATTTTCAATGTTTAAAAAAGACGCGTTTTGTTTATTAGAAAGTTATGACGATGATTCGCTTTGGTCACGTTATTCTTTCATTGGATTACATCCTTTTTTGACGATGAAAGAATCAAAGAATCAGATTCAGGTGAAAGATGATTTACATCAATCCAATATCGTCGTTTCTACGTTACAAGAAGCATTTTCATATGTAGAAGATTCCTTTTTGATTCAACCAATACAATCGGAAACACTTCCTTTTGTTGGTGGAGCTATTGGGTATATTTCGTATCATTATTCTGCTAAGCAAATGGGAATTACGCTAAAGCAAGATAACGAGGAGTCGAATGTTCATTTTTTGTACGGTCGACATTACCTTATTTATGATCACCATTTGCAGCAATGTAAAATTATTGTGTACGTGTATACTCCGACTAATCTTTCCGAAACAGATCAAAGGAATTGTTATGAAAAAGGAAAACAAACGTTAAATGAGTTTATTAACCAATTAGGTGAACAAATAAACGAACGTCCATTACTTTTAAACATAAAACAAATAGACCAAGTACCAACCTTCTATTCTAATTATTCCAAAGAAGCATTTTTACAACATATACGAACAATAAAAGAATACATTGCGTCTGGTGATGTGTTTCAAACGGTGTTAAGTCAAGCATTTACGTGTCATACCCATTGTTCAGGGTTTGAGCTATATCGCATGTTAAGAAAAGTAAATCCATCGCCTTATTTATTTTATTTAAAATATCCGTCTTTTGAATTGATTGGAAGTTCTCCAGAACGAATTATCGAAGTAAATCACAATCAAGTAGAAATTCATCCAATTGCAGGAACGAGACCACGCGGGAATACGCAAGAAGATGATGACCGTTTAGAAAAAGAATTATTGCAAGATGAAAAAGAACGAGCCGAACATTTGATGTTAGTTGATTTAGCTCGTAATGATATTGGTGCAGTTTCTAAGCATGGTTCTGTGCATGTGTCTGAATTTATGAAAGTAACTCGATTTTCCCATGTGATGCATATTATTTCGAAAGTAAAAGGCACGTTGAAAGACGATATTCATCCGATTGAAGCTTTATTAAAAGCAGCACCTGCAGGAACATTATCTGGTGCACCTAAAAAAAGAGCGATGGAAATTATCGAGGAGTTAGAACCGACTAACCGTCATATTTATGGTGGCACGATTGCTTATATTGGATTTGACGGAAATATTGATTCATGTATTGCCATTCGGACGATGAAAAAAGTGGACGATACGGTTTCTATTCAAGCAGGAGCAGGTATTGTGGCAGAATCAAAGGAAGAAAATGAATTTGAAGAAACGGTCAATAAAGCAAAAGCATTGCTCACGACTGTCGCTCTAGCAAATGCCTATTTTGGAAAAAAGGGAGAGTGTAAAGATGTTTCAACAGCTATTAAATAA
- a CDS encoding UbiA-like polyprenyltransferase, with protein sequence MIKFEHTIFALPFAFLGAILGSISVEGTWPTLHEWVWVTVAMVGARSAAMSLNRVIDAQIDKKNPRTVNRAIPAGLLKKTEVYFFILVSFVLLFYAAYQLNMLAVKLLPIAVFFLVIYSYTKRFTWACHLVLGIAIGLAPLGGWVATTGSLNLNAFLLFIAVMFWIAGFDVIYATQDADYDKGEGLYSIPSYFGLKKALIMAKMMHVVSFAAFIALFFTVSELSYLYLTGVIISGIIMIYEHAIVKPDDLSKVDVAFFTMNGTLSMVMFIFSIGDLLL encoded by the coding sequence ATGATTAAATTTGAGCATACCATTTTTGCATTACCATTTGCTTTTTTAGGTGCCATCCTAGGAAGTATTTCAGTAGAGGGGACATGGCCTACTTTACACGAATGGGTTTGGGTTACAGTGGCAATGGTAGGTGCCAGAAGTGCAGCGATGTCTTTGAATCGTGTCATTGATGCACAAATTGATAAAAAAAATCCGCGAACAGTAAATCGAGCGATTCCAGCTGGTTTACTGAAAAAGACGGAAGTATACTTTTTTATCCTTGTATCTTTTGTACTTTTATTTTACGCTGCGTATCAATTGAATATGTTAGCAGTTAAATTACTTCCGATTGCGGTTTTCTTTTTAGTAATTTATTCGTATACGAAAAGGTTTACATGGGCTTGTCATTTAGTTTTAGGTATTGCAATTGGACTAGCTCCTCTAGGAGGATGGGTAGCAACTACCGGTTCTTTAAATCTTAATGCATTTTTATTATTTATTGCGGTTATGTTTTGGATTGCTGGTTTTGATGTTATTTATGCTACGCAAGACGCGGATTATGACAAAGGAGAAGGCTTGTATTCTATTCCGAGTTATTTTGGCTTAAAAAAGGCATTAATCATGGCAAAAATGATGCATGTGGTAAGTTTTGCTGCTTTTATTGCTTTATTTTTTACCGTTTCCGAATTAAGTTATCTTTACTTAACCGGGGTAATTATCTCCGGCATCATTATGATTTATGAACATGCTATTGTAAAACCAGATGATTTATCGAAAGTAGATGTGGCCTTTTTTACGATGAATGGAACACTCAGTATGGTTATGTTCATTTTTTCGATAGGAGACTTGTTATTATGA
- a CDS encoding UbiX family flavin prenyltransferase: MKKFVVGITGASGAVYGVRLVQELQKQGHFVHLLLTEASFQVFREELGWDTSDRQQLINEKLKVQEDLLAIHSLRDFKAPIASGSYICDGMIIIPCSMGTLAKIANGISSNVLERAADVTLKEGRKLIVVPRETPFNLNHLENMKRLMLAGGTIIPAMPGFYHRPQTIDDIVQFLVGKVMDSLGIKNDLYTRWGGER, encoded by the coding sequence ATGAAAAAATTTGTAGTTGGGATTACAGGAGCTTCTGGTGCTGTTTATGGAGTACGCCTTGTGCAAGAACTACAAAAACAAGGGCACTTTGTGCATTTGTTGTTAACAGAGGCAAGTTTTCAAGTTTTTAGAGAAGAATTAGGTTGGGATACTAGCGACCGTCAGCAACTAATTAACGAAAAGCTGAAAGTACAAGAGGACTTATTAGCCATCCATTCATTGCGCGACTTTAAGGCCCCTATTGCAAGTGGATCATATATTTGTGATGGGATGATTATTATTCCTTGTTCAATGGGAACGCTCGCAAAAATTGCAAATGGAATTTCAAGTAATGTATTAGAACGTGCGGCGGATGTAACATTAAAAGAAGGAAGAAAATTAATTGTTGTTCCTCGAGAAACACCATTTAATTTAAATCATCTTGAAAATATGAAACGGCTTATGTTAGCTGGAGGGACAATTATTCCTGCAATGCCAGGATTTTATCATCGCCCACAAACAATTGATGATATTGTTCAATTCTTAGTTGGAAAAGTAATGGACTCATTAGGTATAAAAAATGACTTATATACCCGTTGGGGGGGAGAAAGGTGA